From one Stigmatopora nigra isolate UIUO_SnigA chromosome 8, RoL_Snig_1.1, whole genome shotgun sequence genomic stretch:
- the kcnj13 gene encoding inward rectifier potassium channel 13 isoform X1 — MTSKSNNSILDVKVSSSPLLSSPSRQRLVTKDGHCTVRQPLCPPGSWLGVPSRAWLLALHDMWGQLVGLRWRWVLLAFCASFVAHWLLFACLWYLLAYINGDLEVLDHDAPPQGHVVCVKHITSFTAAFSFSLETQLTIGYGTMFPSGDCPSAIALLAVQMLLGLMLEAFITGAFVAKISCPQKRAAGIQFSHHGVVGQHQGQTCLMLRATNLLGRPLVDVKVSAVLYEEHEGQPLHQSSLDFDVDHLGQDRCPFFIFPLTFYHPLDRRSPLYSALRESTSTHFELVVFLSASQERTGDTCQKRTSYLRQEIQFDRCFMPPLALDACGRYVVSNHHFDTMHSKDPLGKDCVVQMNGDGNDKME; from the exons ATGACAAGCAAATCCAATAACAGCATTCTGGATGTCAAGGTTTCCTCCTCCCCTCTTCTCTCATCACCGAGCCGGCAACGTCTGGTCACCAAAGATGGACACTGCACTGTTCGCCAACCATTGTGTCCCCCAGGCTCATGGCTGGGAGTGCCCAGCCGTGCATGGCTATTAGCCCTGCATGACATGTGGGGACAGTTAGTAGGTCTGCGTTGGAGATGGGTTCTTTTGGCCTTCTGTGCATCATTTGTGGCCCATTGGCTGCTGTTCGCCTGTCTTTGGTACTTGCTGGCATACATCAATGGAGACCTCGAGGTGCTGGATCATGACGCACCCCCGCAAGGGCACGTGGTTTGCGTGAAACACATTACAAGCTTCACTGCTGCTTTCTCATTTTCCCTTGAGACACAACTCACTATTGGCTACGGCACCATGTTTCCCAGTGGCGACTGTCCTAGTGCTATAGCGCTTCTGGCCGTGCAGATGCTGCTGGGACTCATGTTAGAGGCTTTCATTACAG GTGCATTTGTGGCCAAGATCTCTTGTCCTCAGAAGCGAGCAGCAGGCATCCAGTTCAGCCATCATGGTGTGGTGGGCCAGCACCAGGGTCAAACTTGTCTCATGTTAAGAGCCACAAACTTGCTAGGGCGGCCTCTGGTGGATGTGAAGGTGAGTGCTGTGCTCTATGAAGAGCATGAGGGCCAACCCTTGCATCAAAGCTCTCTGGATTTTGACGTGGATCATCTAGGCCAAGATCGCTGCCCCTTCTTCATCTTCCCACTAACTTTTTACCACCCACTCGACCGCCGTAGCCCTCTGTATTCCGCCCTACGTGAAAGTACATCCACTCACTTTGAGCTAGTGGTGTTCCTGTCAGCCTCGCAGGAGAGAACAGGGGACACATGCCAGAAGAGGACCTCCTACCTGCGCCAGGAAATCCAGTTTGACCGCTGTTTTATGCCTCCCTTAGCGCTGGATGCCTGCGGAAGGTATGTAGTGAGCAACCATCACTTTGACACTATGCACTCTAAAGATCCTTTGGGCAAGGACTGTGTTGTGCAAATGAATGGTGATGGGAATGACAAGATGGAGTAG
- the kcnj13 gene encoding inward rectifier potassium channel 13 isoform X2: MTSKSNNSILDVKVSSSPLLSSPSRQRLVTKDGHCTVRQPLCPPGSWLGVPSRAWLLALHDMWGQLVGLRWRWVLLAFCASFVAHWLLFACLWYLLAYINGDLEVLDHDAPPQGHVVCVKHITSFTAAFSFSLETQLTIGYGTMFPSGDCPSAIALLAVQMLLGLMLEAFITGAFVAKISCPQKRAAGIQFSHHGVVGQHQGQTCLMLRATNLLGRPLVDVKVSAVLYEEHEGQPLHQSSLDFDVDHLGQDRCPFFIFPLTFYHPLDRRSPLYSALRESTSTHFELVVFLSASQERTGDTCQKRTSYLRQEIQFDRCFMPPLALDACGRFTGELELYFKLYLTNERQTCSLLNHSGAAE; this comes from the exons ATGACAAGCAAATCCAATAACAGCATTCTGGATGTCAAGGTTTCCTCCTCCCCTCTTCTCTCATCACCGAGCCGGCAACGTCTGGTCACCAAAGATGGACACTGCACTGTTCGCCAACCATTGTGTCCCCCAGGCTCATGGCTGGGAGTGCCCAGCCGTGCATGGCTATTAGCCCTGCATGACATGTGGGGACAGTTAGTAGGTCTGCGTTGGAGATGGGTTCTTTTGGCCTTCTGTGCATCATTTGTGGCCCATTGGCTGCTGTTCGCCTGTCTTTGGTACTTGCTGGCATACATCAATGGAGACCTCGAGGTGCTGGATCATGACGCACCCCCGCAAGGGCACGTGGTTTGCGTGAAACACATTACAAGCTTCACTGCTGCTTTCTCATTTTCCCTTGAGACACAACTCACTATTGGCTACGGCACCATGTTTCCCAGTGGCGACTGTCCTAGTGCTATAGCGCTTCTGGCCGTGCAGATGCTGCTGGGACTCATGTTAGAGGCTTTCATTACAG GTGCATTTGTGGCCAAGATCTCTTGTCCTCAGAAGCGAGCAGCAGGCATCCAGTTCAGCCATCATGGTGTGGTGGGCCAGCACCAGGGTCAAACTTGTCTCATGTTAAGAGCCACAAACTTGCTAGGGCGGCCTCTGGTGGATGTGAAGGTGAGTGCTGTGCTCTATGAAGAGCATGAGGGCCAACCCTTGCATCAAAGCTCTCTGGATTTTGACGTGGATCATCTAGGCCAAGATCGCTGCCCCTTCTTCATCTTCCCACTAACTTTTTACCACCCACTCGACCGCCGTAGCCCTCTGTATTCCGCCCTACGTGAAAGTACATCCACTCACTTTGAGCTAGTGGTGTTCCTGTCAGCCTCGCAGGAGAGAACAGGGGACACATGCCAGAAGAGGACCTCCTACCTGCGCCAGGAAATCCAGTTTGACCGCTGTTTTATGCCTCCCTTAGCGCTGGATGCCTGCGGAAG GTTCACAGGTGAGCTGGAACTCTACTTCAAACTCTACCTCACAAATGAGAGGCAGACATGCTCTCTACTCAACCACAGTGGTGCAGCAGAATAA